In Actinoplanes octamycinicus, the genomic window GGCTCCGGCACCGCCCGTCCTCGATCTCCAAGTACGCCGCCGGGCTGGCCGCGCTGCGCCCGGAACTCCCGGCCAACCGCTGGCACCCCGTCCTGCACCGCCACTTCTCCGTGAGGAACCGCCATGAGACTGCGTAAGAAGTTCGTCGCCGCCGTCAGCTCGGCCGCGCTGGCGGCCGTCCTGCTCGCCGGCTGCTCCGGCGGCTCCGGCTCGACCGCCGCCGAGGCGGCCACCGCCACCGCCGCCGCGGTCAGCACCGTGGACGGCACTCAGAAGGCCGCCGCGGTGCTCGCCGCCAACACAAGCGCCGCCACCGTGGGTGACGTCGCCACCGATGACGCCGCGGTCGTCACACTCGCCGGCAGCTCCGCGACCAGCAGCGCGGACGGCGTGCAGGTGAACGGCGGGACGATCACCATCACCCAGGCCGGCACCTACCGGCTCACCGGGACGCTCAGTGACGGGCAGATCGTGGTGGACGCCGCCGGCGCCACCGTCACGCTGATCCTGGACAACGCCGCGATCAGCAGCTCGACCACCGCCGCGATCGCCGCCACCGCGGTCGACTCGCTGGTCGTCGTGCTCGCCGACGGCAGCACGAACACCCTGTCCGACGCCTCGTCCTACGCCGACGACGCGGACGTGAACGCGGCCCTGTTCAGCGCCGGCGACCTGAGCCTCACCGGCGCCGGGTCACTGGAGGTGACCGGGACCGGCAACGACGGCATCACCTCGAAGGACGGCCTGGTGATCGACTCGGGCACGGTCACGGTGACCGCGAAGGACGACGGCGTCCGCGGCAAGGACTACGTGATGGTGAACGACGGCACGATCACGGTCACCGCCGGTGGCGACGGGATCAAGGCGGACAACACCGAGGACGCCGACTCCGGCTACGTCGCGGTCGCCGGCGGGACGGTGACGCTGACCGCGACCGGCGACGGCGTGGACGCGTCCACCGACATCGTGCTGACCGGCGGCGACCTGACGGTCAAGGCGGGCGGCGGGAACACCGGCAAGGTCGCCGGCGACGCCTCGGCCAAGGGCCTCAAGTCCGGGGTGATCACCGTGCTGGAGGGTGGCACCACGACGGTCGACGCCGCCGACGACGCGATCCACAGCGACGGCGCGGTCCACCTGACCGGCGCGAAGGTCACCGTGGCCAGCGGCGACGACGGCGTGCACGCGGAGGGCCAGCAGATCGTCGACGGCGGCTCGCTCGACGTCACCACGGCCACCGAGGGCCTCGAGGCGGCCGACTTCATCCTCAACGCGGGCACCGTGCGCGTGCACTCCAGCGACGACGGCATCAACGCGGCCGGCGGGTCCGGCACCACGACCGACACCGGCGGCAACCCGGACGGCGGCTTCGGCGGCGGGCGCGGCGGGGGCGGCGAGGAGGTCGGCCCGTACAAGTGGACGGTGAACGGCGGCACGCTGATCGTCGACGCGGGCGGCGACGGGCTGGACTCCAACGGGACCGCGTCGATCACCGGCGGCACCGTGGTGGTCAACGGGCCGGAGGGCAACGGGAACGGGGCCCTCGACGTCAACGGCACCTTCACGGTCAGTGGCGGGACGCTGCTGGCGGCCGGCAGCGCGGGCATGGTGGTCTCCCCGAGCACCGACTCCGAGCAAGGCTGGCTCTCCGCGTCGCTGGACAGCCCGGTGGCGGCCGGCACCACGATCCAGATCGCGGACCGTGACGGGAACCTGGTCGCCACCTACGTCACCAGCAAAACCGCGCAGAGCGTGGTGTTCTCCTCCTCCAAGATCACGAGCGGGTCCACCTACACCGTCCACACCGGCGGCAGCGCGAGCGGCAGCAGCACGGGTGGGCTGGCCGCGTCGGGTTCGCTCGGCTCGGCGACCAAGATCGCCACGGTCACCGCGGGGCAGGCCGCTGCCGGGGGCGGCGGGTTCGGGGGTGGGCACGGTCCACGCTGATTGCGGTACGCGACGGGCCGCTCTCGCCACGCGGGAGAGCGGCTCCCGGCGTACCCCGATCCGCTCGTGATCTGTCGGCCGCAACCCTCGCGGACCGCAACCGATGGCCGCCTCCGTCGCGCGAAACGGTGCAGGCGTCGCGATGCCGCCCGCCGGAGCCGGTCGGCGTGCGACCATCCGCTGGCTGGACAAAAGCGGATATTCGGGAGGACACGGGTGGGAAGGATCGGGAAACGCCGCACACCGTTGTGGGCACGGCTCGGAGTGGCGGTCGGCAGCCTCCTGCTGGCGCCGGCGCTGGTCGTGGGGCAGGCGACGCCCGGCCTCAGCGGACCGAGAACGATCGCCGGACCGTTGAACCTGCTGCTGGTCGGCATCGACCCGCGCGACGACCACACCGCCCCGCTGGCCGACTCGATCGTCGTGGCGCACGTCCCGGCGGACCGGCACGGGATCGTCCTCTTCTCGATCCCGCGGGACCTCGTCGTCACCATCCCGGCGTTCGCGAAGTCCGGCACGCCCGCCCAGCGCAGCAAGATCAATGCGGCGATGGGGCTGGGCAGCCGGCTCGGCGGCGACCGGTACAGCGCCGCGCAGGGCTACGAGCTGCTCGCCCAGACCGTCGGCGAGGTCACCGGGATCCGGCGGTTCGACGCCGGCGCGGTGCTCAACTTCGGCGGCTTCACCAGGATGGTGCAGGCGGTCGGCGGCCTGTCCATGCCGATCGACCAGACCGTCGTCTCCGAGCACCGCAAACCGGACGGCACGCCGCGGGACCGGCTGGCCGAATGCCCCGGCCACGACAACTGCCACCGGCCCTACATCGGGCCGCAGAAGATCTACCCGAAGAGCGACACCCCGGTGCACTTGGAGCCGTGGGAGGCGCTCGACTTCGTCCGGCAGCGCTACGGCCTGCCCCGCTCCGACTACGACCGGCAGCGGCACCAGCGCCAGTTCCTGAAGGCCCTGGCCAAGAAGATGAAGCGGAAGATCCTCAGCACCCCGGACGGCCTGGTCCGGACCACCACCGCGATCGGCGACTCGCTGACCTTCATCGGTGGCGGCCATCGCCTCGCCGACTGGGCCGCCGAACTGAAGGACCTGCACCTCAACGCCATGACCGGTGTCGGCCTGCCGGGCGGCCCCCTCTTTGAGAACGGCGTCTACCGCGGCGAGCAGCTCTCCCCGGCGGTCACGCCGTTCTTCACCGCGGTCGCCACCGACACGGTCCCGCAGTACCTCCTGTCCCACCCCGGCGTGGTCACCCTCGACAGCTGACCCCGCTCCCACCCCGGCCCGCACCCCGCTCACGGCCCGGCCGGCTGTGCCCCACGGGTGTCTCAAGGGTCTTGAGACACCCGTGGGGCACAGCCGAACAACCGCAAGACGCGCGGGCGGTCCGGACCATGACGCGCCTCGCGGCCGGTCGGCTGGCTCCCACGGGTGTCTCAACAGTGTTGAGACACCCGTGGGAGCCAGCCCGGGGCCGCGAGCGGGTGGCGGTCAGGCCGCGGGCTGCTCGGCAGCGATGGTGGTGTCGGGGCCGTGGCCGGTGTGCACGACCGTGTCACCAGGCAGCGGGAACAGCTTGGCGCGGATCGAGGCGACGATCAGGTCGGCGTCGGAGTAGGAGCGGCCGGTGGCGCCCGGGCCGCCCTGGAACAGGGTGTCGCCGGTGAAGACGCAGCCCAGCTCGGGGGCGTGCAGGCAGACCGCGCCCGGGGCGTGGCCCGGGGTGTGCAGGACGGTCAGGGCGGTGCCGGCCACCTCGACGCGGTCGCCGTCGGCCAGGTCCTTGTCCCAGGTGACCTCGGTGCCGTGGGTGAGCTCCCAGAGCGGCCGCTCGGCCGGGTGCAGCAGGATCGGGGCGCCGGTGCGCTCGCGCAAGGCCGGGGCGACCCGGACGTGGTCGTCGTGGGCGTGGGTGCAGACGATCGCGGTGACCCGCCGGTCGCCGACGACGGCGAGGATCGCGTCGACGTCGTGCGGGGCGTCGATCACCACGCACTCGGTGTCGTCGCCGACCACCCAGACGTTGTTGTCGACGTCGAAGGTCTGCCCGTCGAGGCTGAACGTTCCGCTGACCACACCGTGATCCACTCGCGCCTGCTGCATGCCCCCGATTCTGCCCTGCCGCCGGCGCCCGGTGCGGGCCGGCCGCGCGGAAGTCCGGGGCGACGGCGGAAAGCGCCGAGCCGGCCGCGCGGAAGTCCGGGACGACGGCGGGAAAGCGCCGGGCCGGCCGTGCGGTAGTCCGGGGCGACAGCGGGGAAGGCGCCGGGCCGGCCGCGCGACAACGCGGGGCGACCGCGCGACAGTGCCGGGCCGGCCGCACTGTCGCGCGGCCGGCCCGGAGCGGAGCGGATCAGGCGGCGCAGGCCGCCTTGAGGTCCTTGATCGCCGCGTTCAGCTCAGCCTTGCTCGGCGCCTTCTTCGGGTTCTCGTTCCACGCCTTGTCGAGGTCGTTCATGGCGGCCTCGACCTTGCCGGCCGCCGCGGCGACCGTCTCGTTGGCGCCGATCGAGTAGGCGGTCATCGCGGTCGAACCGGCGATGTACTGGGCGGAGACCGCGATGTAGCCGGCCGGCGGGCCGATCTTCTCGGCGCTGGCCGCCTTCTTGACCGTGTCGTCGACCGCCTTGAGCAGCTCGGTGCACGCCTTCTTGGTCGCCGCGTCGGCGGTGGCCGCCTCGGTCGGCGCGGCCGAGGTGGCCGTGGCGGCGGCCGCCGGGGCGGAGGCCGCGGTGGCGCCCGCGGCCGGACCGGCCTCGGACTCGGTGGCCGGGTCACAGGCGGTGAGCGCCAGGACGGCCAGGACGGACGGAACGATTACCCCGTGGATACGTCGCACTACATTCCTTACTTTCAATGGCAATTCCGCCGGAGAAGGTAGCAGATCATCGCTCGGCCAGCAGCGAGAAGGCGTTCGGCAGCCGGCCCTCCCAGGCGGCCGCCCGCAGGTCGCCCCAGCGCCAGAACGGCTCGGCGTACTCGGCGAGGTGCCGGATCGTGAAGCCGGCCCGGATCAGGGTGGTGACGATCTCGCCGAGGGTCCACTGCGTCTCGACGGCGCCGTTGGCCGGGAAGGTGTCGTTGACGAAGGACCGGGTGAAGTAGCTGCGGTCCGGGCGGATCCGCGGCTCGTCGGTGTCCCAGGTCCACAGCGGCACCGCCGGATGCCCCTCGTAGATGAACAGATGACCGCCGGGCCGCAGCACCCGGTGCAGGTCGCGGGCCCAGGCGTCCAGGTCGCGCATCCAGATCAGCGCGCCCTTGCCGGTGTAGACCAGGTCGTAGTCGCCGTCCTCGACCGGCAGGCCGGGCAGCGTGCCGACCAGGTAGCGGACCGGCAGGCCGGCCTGGTCGGCGCGGCGCTGCGCGGCGGCCACCGCCCGCGGGCTGTAGTCCACCCCGAGCACCGACCGCGCCCCGGCCCGGGCCAGCGCGATGTCGTCGGCGCCGTCGCCGCTCTGCGGGTGCACCACCGCCGGCGCGGCGGCCAGGATCTCGGCGAGCACCTCCCGCTCGGCCGGCCACAGCGCCTGCTCGCTCAGCGCGAAGGCGAGGATCTCGTCGGATTCGTCCTCGTACTTGCCGGCGACGGCCTCCCAGGCCTGCTGTGTCTGGTCCACGCCGCGGACGGTAGTCGACAGAGGGTGGACGGCCGCAACACAGTTACGGCACAAGGAAGGCCGCTTCACTCGGCGTCGTGACCAGTGCGAACACTTCCGAGAAGCGACTGTCCCGACGCGGTTTCCTGGGCGGTGGCCTGGGCGTTCTGGCCGCCGCCGCGGGTGCCGGCGGATGGGCCCTGAATCGTTATGTGATCGACCACGTCGAGGTGTCCGGCGCCTCCGCGCTGACCGCCGCCAACGTCGTCGAGGCGCAGGCTGCGGGCGACGGCACGGCGACCGCGACCTCCTACACCAGCGACACCGCCGCGATCGCGATCAGCACGGTGAGCACCGGCTCGGGCAGCGACAAGGTGACCTGTTTCGTGGCCGACATCAAGATCAAGGACGCGACCATCGTACGGTCGGCGTTCGCTAACGATCAGTTCGGCGAGAACATCACCGCGAACCCGTCGGTGATCGCCACGAGCGTGCACGCGGTGCTCGCCATCAACGGCGACTACTACGGGTTCCGGGACACCGGGATCGTGATCCGCAACGGGGTGAAGTTCCGGGACGCCGGGGCGCGGCAAGGGCTGGCGTTCTACGCGGACGGCACCGCGAAGCTCTACGACGAGACGGCGACCAGCGCGGACGAGCTGATCGCGGCCGGGGTGTGGAACACCCTGTCGTTCGGGCCGGGGCTGGTCGAGGACGGCAAGGTGCTCGACGGGATCGACCGGGTCGAGGTGGACACCAACTTCGGCAACCACTCGATCCAGGGGAACCAGCCGCGCACCGGGGTCGGCCTGATCGACGCCAACCACCTGCTCTGGGTGGTGGTCGACGGGCGCAGCAGCGGGTACAGCCGGGGCGTCACGATGACCGAGTTCGCGCAGATCTTCGCGGACCGGGGCGCGCAGGTGGCGTACAACATCGACGGCGGCGGGTCGTCGGCCATGGTCTTCCGGGACAGGCTGGTGAACAACCCGCTCGGCACGGGCCAGGAGCGCGGGACCAGCGACATCCTCTACGTGGCCGGGTGATCGGGATGCTCGTGCTGATCCCCGCCTACCAGCCGGACTCGCGGCTGGCCGACCTGGTCCGCGCGCTGGACCGGCATCACGTGCTGGTGGTGGACGACGGGAGCGGTCCGGCGTACGCCGCGTTCTTCGACGCGGCGCGCTGGGCCGGCGCCGAGGTGATCACGCTGGACCGCAACCGGGGCAAGGGGTTCGCGCTGCGCGCCGGCTTCACGCACGCCGCCGCTCACTACCCCGGGCACGACGTGGTCTGCGCGGACAGCGACGGCCAGCACCGGCCGGCCGACATCGAGGCGGTGGCCGCCCGGGTCGGGGTGACCGAGGCGGCGATGGTGCTCGGGGTGCGCCGGTTCACCGGGCCGGTGCCGGCCCGCAGCCGGTGCGGCAACGCCGCGACCCGGGTGCTGTTCCGGCTGGTCACCGGCCTGGCGGTGACCGACACCCAGACCGGGCTGCGAGGTTATCCGGCGCGGATGCTGGGCTGGCTGGGGCAGGTGCCCGGCGACCGGTTCGAGTACGAGCTACGGCTGCTGCTGCGGGCGGCGCGGGAACGGCTGGCCGTCGACGAGGTCGGGATCGCGACGGTCTATCTCGACGGGAACCGGTCGTCGCACTTCCGGCCGCTGCGCGACTCGGCCCGGATCTACCGACCGCTGCTCGGGTTCGCGGCGTCCTCCCTGCTGGCCTTCGCGGTGGACGTCGGGCTGCTCGCGGCGCTGGCGGCCGTCACCGGTCAGGTCACGCTGTCCGCGGTGCTGGCCCGGCTGGTCAGCGCCACGCTGAACTACTCGGTGAACCGGTCCGCCGTCTTCGCCCGGGTCCCGCACCGCCGGGCCGCGCCGCGCTACGCCGCCCTGGCCCTGCTGTCGCTGACCGCGAACGTGCTGCTGCTCGGCTGGCTGACCGGCGTCCTGGGTTCGCTGCTGCCGGCCAAGCTGCTCACCGAGGCCACGTTGTTCGCCGCCGGGTTCGCCGCGCAGCGCGCGTTCGTCTTCGGTCAGGGCCGCCGGACGCGAGACGGGCGGACGGTACCGGTGCGCGACGCCGCCGTGGCCCGGAACGGGTGATGCGGCCGGTGCTTGGCCACCGGCCGCATCACGTTCCGGCTTACCCAGGAGGCGGCGCCGGTTACTCCGGCAGGGCGGCGTCGGCCGTGGCCGAGTGCTTGGGGATGAGCAGCGCGAGCCCGGCGGCGAGCACCGCAGCCCCGGCGCACAGGCCGAAGAGCAGCTGGTAAGCACCGAGGGTGGGCAGCTCGTGCCCGCCGAGGTCCATCGTCTTGGCGGCCAGCACCGCGCCGCCGATGGCGCTCGCCAGGGAGCTGCCGACGCTGCGGAACAGGGCGTTCAGACCGTTCGCCGCGGCCAGCTCGGAGAGCGGGGTGGCGTGCGAGATCAGGCCGGGCATCGCGGCGTAGGCGATGCCGGTGCCGGCGCCCGCGATGGTGGCGCCCAGGATCACCTTGAACAGGCTGTCGGTCAGGACGATCCGGGAACCGAAGCCGAGCGCGATGATCAGCGAGCCGATGATCAGCGCGGTGCGCGGGGCGAGCTTGGCCGACAGCGGCGAGAGCAGCAGCATGATGATGCCGCCGGGCAGCATGCACAGGCCGCCGACCAGGATCGACTTGCCGAAGCCGTAACCGGTGACGGCCGGCATCTGCACGTAGGTCGCGGTGCCGATCAGCGTGGCGAACAGGGCGAAGCCGACGAACAGCGACGCGATGTTGGTGAGCAGCAGGGCCGGCCGGGCCGTGGTGCGCACGTCCACCAGCGGCGACGTGATCCGCAGCTCGACCAGCACGAAGACCACCAGCAGCACGGCCGCGGTGACCAGCAGGCCAATGGTCAGCGGGTCGCCCCAGCCCCATCTCGACCCCTGGGCGAGCGGGAGCAGCAGGGCCAGCATCGCGGCGCCGAGCAGCACGGTGCCGAGGTAGTCCATCCGGCCCTGGCCGGCCCGGGGCGGGTCGGGCACCAGGGCGACGATGCCGGGGAGGGCGAGGATGCCGCCGGCCACACAGATCCAGAACAGGAGGTGATAATCCGCGTACTCCGCGATCAGGCCGGAGAGCGGCAGGCCGAGCGCGCCGCCGACCCCGAGCATGGCGCTGATCAGCGCGATGCCGGCCGCCGAGTGCTCGCGGGGCAGGATCACGCCGACCAGACTGATGCTCAGCGGGACGGTGGCGACCGAGAGGCCGACGATCGCCCGGCCGACGATCATCGGGGCGAGCGAGTCGGAGAGCGCGCAGACCAGCGAGCCGATGACCAGCGCGCCGAGCGACACGAGCACCATCAGCTTGGTGCCGAACAGGTCGCCGAGGCGGCCGAAGGCGGGCACCGCGACCGCGCCGACCAGCAGCGTCGAGGTGAGCAGCCAGGCGATGCCGTCGCTGCTCGCCCGCAGGTCGACGCCGAGCTCCGACATCACCGGGACCAGCAGGGACTGGGTGAGCGACACCATCAGCGCGGCGGTGCCGATCACCAGCAGGACGATCAGCTGCTTGCCGGTCCAGGAGGATCTCGGCGGGGTGCCGGACTCCGCGGACCGCGCCACAGCGGCGGCTTGGGACATGAAGGCTCCTTCAAGCTTTCGTGGCAGACTGTGCCACGAGGCAGAGCCTGCCACGAAACTGTCGCTGAGTGGCGTCGGGAAGAATGCTTGAGATGGGGATCACCAGCCTTCGGGACCGCAAGCGCGAGCAGAACCGGATCGCCACCGTGCGAGCCGCGTGGACGCTGTTCATCGAGCGGGGCTACGACCACGTGACGGTCGGCGACATCTGCGTGGCGGCGGAGATCGCCCCGCGCACCTTCCACCGCTACTTCGCGAGCAAGGAGGACGTGGTCGCGGAGCCGGTCCGGGAGATGACCACGATCGTCACCGAGTTCGTCACCGGCGCGCCGGCCGGGCTGAGCGACCGGCAGGTGCTGCACGAGGCGATGGTCCGGGTGGCACGCTACGTGGTGGAGCGCCGCGACCTGCTGATCGCCCTGCGCACGGTGGCCCAGCAGTCCAGCCACCTGAAGGCCTCCCAGGTGGCGGTCCGCACCGACGTCGAGCCGGACGTGGCCGCTCTGCTCGACGCCCGGCACCCGGACGGCGAGCCGGGCCAGTGGCGGCGCCGGCTGCTGGTCGGCTGCACCACCGCGGCGTTCCGGGTGTGGTATGAGGACTTTCTCCGCGGCGACCTGCCCGACCCGATCGGCCACCTCGAGGAGATCCTGGCGGCGATCGGCTCCTGAGTCGCACCCGGGCGGATCCGGCCCGGTCACCGCACCGGTCCGACAGTTGCCGGGTGACGACTAGACGGCCGCCCGCATGGACCCTCGCGCTCGCCGCCGCCCCGGTGGTGATCGCGATCTACTACTGGCTGGTGGCGCTCGATCTGTGGCCGGGCGCCCAGGTCGGGCTCTACGTCAGTGCGAACGCCGCGTTCGCGGCCGCCTGCCTGGTCGTCGCGGCGCGCAACCGCGCCCTGCGCCCGGTGATGCTCTGCCTGGCCGCCGCGGCCGGCTGCGGGGTCGCCGCCGACCTGCTCTTCTACGTCCTGGCGCTGGTCCACGACGAGGTCGCCTACCCGAGCGTCGCCGACATCGGTTACCTGGCCGCCTACGTGACCATGGCGGCCGGCCTGCTGATGATCGTCCGGCGGCGCACGCCGGGCTGGGACGGCGCCAGCGGCATCGACGCGGCGATCGTCGCGGTCGGCGCCGGCTACCTGGCCTACGAGTTCCTGATCGCCCCGACCATCAACGTGACCAGCGGCAACCTGACCACGCTGGTGTCCGTCGCCTATCCGCTCGGCGACCTGATGCTGATCATGGTGGGGGCCCGGCTGGTGCTCGGCGCCGGTCCGCGCAGCCCGTCGCTCTACCTGATCGCCGGCTACCTGGGCTGCGGCCTGTACGCCGACACGGCCTACACGATCCAGTCACTGGACGGGACCTACCAGCCGGGCAACTACCTGGACGCCATCTGGATCGCCGGCAGCTACCTGTTCGCGGCGGCCGTGCTGCACCCGTCGGCAGCCAAGATGATCGCGCCGTCCCAGGTCACCACCCCGGACGCCACACCGGCCCGGCTCACCGTGCTGGCCATCGCCGCGATCACCGCGCCGACCTCGATGCTGGTCCAGTACGCCCGCGGCGGCGAACCGCACGTGATCGCCGCCGGGATCGCCTGCAACGCGCTGTTCCTGCTGGTCCTGGCCCGGATGGCGGGCCTGGTCCGGGCGCAGCGGCTGGCCGCGATCACCGACGGGCTGACCGGACTGCGCAGCCGGCGGTACTTCGAGGAGACGCTGCGGCACGAGGTGGACCGGGCCGCCCGGCACGGGGAGCCGCTCGGGCTGCTGCTGCTCGACATCGACCACTTCAAGAAGGTGAACGACACGTACGGGCACGGCGGCGGGGACCGGGTGCTGATCGAGGTCACCCACCGGCTGAGCCAGCTGGTCCGGCCCGGTGACCTGGCGGCCCGGTACGGCGGCGAGGAGTTCGCCATGCTGCTGCCCGGCGCCGGCCCGGAGGAGACCATGGAGATCGCCGAGCGGATCCGCCGCGGCGTGGCGGCCGCCCCGATCGCGGTGTCCGACGGCGTCCTCTGCCACGCGACGGTGTCGATCGGCGCGGCCGGCGTGCCCGCGCTGCGCGGCGTGGACGAGCTGGTCCTGGCCGCCGACCGGGCCCTCTACGCGGCCAAGAACGCCGGCCGCGACCGGGTCGCCGCCGCCGCCTGACAGAGATGATGTTGGTGAGCACCTCCCGCCGGGGTCTGACCCTCCGCCTGACTGACTTCGGGTCCTTAACGGGATTTGTCGACCCTGGCCGGGAGGTGCTCATGCACTCATCAGGCGTGGCGTTGTGACTTCATAGGAGCCTGGCTAGAGGCCCCATCTCTGTCTTGTCCGCGTTGCCCGGCTGGTGCGTGCCGCCCTGCACCCAGTCACGAACGACAGGACGACGATGCCTTCCATTACACCTGATGACACTGTGATCGAGGTCTTCGGTGGCGTCGACACTCACCAGGACACCCACACCGCCGCCGTGATCGACCAGGTCGGCCGGGTTCTCGGCACGCATGAGTTCCCCGCCACCGCGGCCGGCTACGCCGATCTGCTGGCCTGGATACGCGGGCACGGCCGGCTGAGCCGGGTCGGGGTCGAGGGCACCGGCGCCTACGGCGCGGGCCTGGCTCGCCTGCTCCGCGACGAGCACGCCGACGTGATCGAGGTCGACCGGCCAGACCGTAAGACCCGCCGCTTCCAGGGAAAATCCGACCCGATCGACGCGATCCAAGCCGCCCGGGCCGCGCTGGCTGGTGAACGCACCGGCACCCCCAAACAGCGCGACGGGCGCGTCGAAGCGTTACGTAACCTGCGCGTGGCCCGGCGCAGCGCGGTCGAACAGCGCGCCGACACCCAGCGCCAGATGAAGACCCTGATCGTCACCGCTCCCGACGAGCTGCGTGCCCGGCTACGCGGCCTGAGCGTCAAACAGCTGGTCGTCACCTGCGCGAACCTGCGCCCCGAGCGGGCTGACGCCGCGACCCCGCTCACCGCCGTCAAGCTCGCCCTGCGCAGTCTGGCCCGCCGCCATCAGCAGCTGTCCGCCGAGATCACCGACCTCGACGAGCTGCTCGAGCCGGTCGTCGCCGCGATCAACCCTGGCTTGCTGGCCGCTAACGGTGTCGGCGCCGAGATCGCCGGGCAGTTGCTGGTCAGTGCCGGGGAGAACCACGACCGGCTCGCCTCCGAGGCGGCGTTCGCCATGCTCTGCGGCGTTGCGCCGATCCCGGCCTCGTCCGGCAAGACGACCCGGCACCGGCTCAACCGTGGCGGCGACCGACAGGCCAACGCCGCCCTCTACCGCGTCGTGCTCTGCCGCCTGCGCTGGGATCCCCGCACCCGCGACTACA contains:
- a CDS encoding GGDEF domain-containing protein, with the protein product MTTRRPPAWTLALAAAPVVIAIYYWLVALDLWPGAQVGLYVSANAAFAAACLVVAARNRALRPVMLCLAAAAGCGVAADLLFYVLALVHDEVAYPSVADIGYLAAYVTMAAGLLMIVRRRTPGWDGASGIDAAIVAVGAGYLAYEFLIAPTINVTSGNLTTLVSVAYPLGDLMLIMVGARLVLGAGPRSPSLYLIAGYLGCGLYADTAYTIQSLDGTYQPGNYLDAIWIAGSYLFAAAVLHPSAAKMIAPSQVTTPDATPARLTVLAIAAITAPTSMLVQYARGGEPHVIAAGIACNALFLLVLARMAGLVRAQRLAAITDGLTGLRSRRYFEETLRHEVDRAARHGEPLGLLLLDIDHFKKVNDTYGHGGGDRVLIEVTHRLSQLVRPGDLAARYGGEEFAMLLPGAGPEETMEIAERIRRGVAAAPIAVSDGVLCHATVSIGAAGVPALRGVDELVLAADRALYAAKNAGRDRVAAAA
- a CDS encoding IS110 family transposase — protein: MPSITPDDTVIEVFGGVDTHQDTHTAAVIDQVGRVLGTHEFPATAAGYADLLAWIRGHGRLSRVGVEGTGAYGAGLARLLRDEHADVIEVDRPDRKTRRFQGKSDPIDAIQAARAALAGERTGTPKQRDGRVEALRNLRVARRSAVEQRADTQRQMKTLIVTAPDELRARLRGLSVKQLVVTCANLRPERADAATPLTAVKLALRSLARRHQQLSAEITDLDELLEPVVAAINPGLLAANGVGAEIAGQLLVSAGENHDRLASEAAFAMLCGVAPIPASSGKTTRHRLNRGGDRQANAALYRVVLCRLRWDPRTRDYMQRRTKEGMSKKEIIRCLKRYVARELYQLIRMNDLELAA